Proteins found in one Labeo rohita strain BAU-BD-2019 chromosome 11, IGBB_LRoh.1.0, whole genome shotgun sequence genomic segment:
- the klhl26 gene encoding kelch-like protein 26: MMTSSSSSLSMAESDGVEFCANRAQSSMANNKNSTLRCTFSAPSHSNTLLRGLSALRDQGQLLDVVLAIDNERFEVHKAVLASCSDYFRAMFTGGMKESSQNTIELKGLSARGLKHIIDFAYSSEVTLDLDCIQDVLGAAVFLQMVPVVELCEEFLKSAMSVETCLNIGQMATTFSLSSLKQSVDAFTFRHFLQIAQEDDFLHIPKERLVFFLQSNKLKNCSEIDLFHAAIRWLQHDVSRRASASEVLCHVRFPLMRSSELVDSVQTVDIMVEDVQCRHFLLEAFNYQILPFRQHEMQSQRTSIRSDVTSLITFGGTPYTDNDRTVSSKVYYLPDITARQFKELTEMEMGCSHACVSVLDNFVYVVGGQHLQYRSGEGAVDICFRYDPHLNQWLRIQPMQESRIQFQLNVLHGQLYATGGRNRSGSLSSVECYCPRKNEWTYVDSLKRRIWGHAGATCGDKLYVSGGYGVSVEDKKTLHCYDPASDQWDFKCPMNEPRVLHAMISVNNRIYALGGRMDHVDRCFDVLAVEYYVQETDQWTTVSPMRAGQSEAGCCLLDKKIYIVGGYNWHLNNVTSIVQVYNTETDEWERDLHFPESFAGIACTPIILPQTTTQR; this comes from the exons ATGATGACCTCATCCTCATCCTCGCTGAGCATGGCGGAGTCAGATGGTGTGGAGTTCTGTGCGAATCGAGCTCAAAGCAG CATGGCTAACAACAAGAATAGCACCCTCCGTTGTACTTTCTCGGCCCCCAGCCACAGCAACACTCTCCTGAGGGGACTGTCTGCGTTGCGTGATCAGGGTCAGTTGCTGGATGTGGTTCTGGCCATTGACAACGAGCGCTTTGAGGTTCACAAAGCGGTTTTGGCCTCCTGCAGTGACTACTTCAG AGCCATGTTTACTGGAGGAATGAAGGAGTCAAGCCAGAACACCATCGAGCTGAAAGGTCTCTCAGCCAGAGGACTGAAGCACATTATAGATTTTGCCTACAGTTCCGAAGTaactctggacttggactgcaTTCAGGATGTTCTTGGTGCAGCCGTCTTCCTGCAGATGGTGCCTGTGGTGGAGCTTTGTGAGGAGTTCCTGAAATCAGCCATGAGTGTTGAGACTTGTCTTAACATCGGCCAGATGGCCACCACTTTCAGCCTGTCGTCCCTTAAGCAGTCAGTCGACGCGTTCACGTTCCGCCATTTCCTGCAAATCGCTCAGGAGGACGACTTCCTTCACATTCCAAAGGAACGACTGGTGTTCTTCCTTCAGAGCAACAAGTTGAAGAACTGTAGTGAGATCGACTTGTTCCACGCGGCAATCCGCTGGCTGCAGCATGACGTGTCCAGGCGAGCTTCAGCCAGTGAAGTGCTCTGCCACGTGCGATTCCCGCTAATGCGGTCGTCTGAACTCGTGGACAGCGTTCAGACCGTCGACATCATGGTGGAGGACGTGCAATGTCGACACTTTCTCCTAGAGGCCTTTAATTATCAAATCCTTCCATTCCGACAGCACGAAATGCAGTCACAGCGAACTTCCATTCGCTCCGATGTCACCTCGCTAATTACGTTTGGCGGAACGCCCTACACCGACAACGATCGGACAGTCAGCAGCAAAGTTTACTATCTGCCCGACATCACGGCGCGACAGTTCAAAGAGTTGACCGAAATGGAGATGGGATGCAGCCATGCATGTGTGTCAGTTCTTGATAATTTTGTGTACGTCGTGGGTGGACAGCATTTACAGTACCGCAGCGGAGAGGGCGCAGTTGACATCTGCTTCCGCTACGACCCCCATCTGAACCAGTGGCTTCGAATCCAACCCATGCAGGAAAGCCGGATACAGTTTCAGCTCAACGTGCTGCATGGACAACTTTACGCTACTGGAGGACGCAACCGCTCTGGCAGCTTGTCCTCTGTAGAATGCTATTGTCCAAGGAAAAATGAATGGACTTACGTGGATTCTCTTAAGAGGAGGATCTGGGGTCACGCCGGAGCGACGTGCGGGGACAAACTCTACGTCTCTGGAGGTTACGGAGTGTCTGTAGAGGATAAGAAGACTCTCCATTGCTACGATCCAGCCTCGGATCAGTGGGACTTCAAGTGTCCCATGAACGAGCCAAGAGTCCTTCATGCTATGATCAGTGTAAACAACCGAATTTATGCTCTCGGTGGTAGAATGGACCACGTTGACCGCTGCTTTGATGTTTTGGCTGTAGAATACTACGTGCAAGAGACCGACCAATGGACAACAGTCAGTCCAATGCGTGCCGGTCAGTCGGAGGCTGGCTGCTGCTTGCTGGATAAAAAGATCTATATAGTTGGAGGATATAACTGGCACCTCAATAACGTCACAAGTATTGTGCAAGTTTATAACACAGAGACCGATGAGTGGGAAAGAGATCTTCATTTTCCAGAATCTTTTGCGGGAATAGCTTGTACACCTATCATACTTCCCCAAACAACCACCCAACGCTAA